One Channa argus isolate prfri chromosome 15, Channa argus male v1.0, whole genome shotgun sequence DNA segment encodes these proteins:
- the phb gene encoding prohibitin: MAKLFESIGKLGLALAIGGGVVNSALFNVDAGHRAVIFDRFRGVQDDVVGEGTHFLIPWVQKPIIFDCRSRPRNVPVITGSKDLQNVNITLRILFRPVTNQLPRIFTSIGEDYDERVLPSITTEVLKAVVARFDAGELITQRELVSRQVSEDLTERASTFGLILDDVSLTHLTFGKEFTEAVEMKQVAQQEAERARFVVEKAEQQKQAAIISAEGDSQAALLIANSLMASGDGLVELRKLEAAEDIAFQLSRSRNVTYLPSGQGTLLQLPQ, from the exons ATGGCCAAGCTGTTTGAATCTATTGGGAAGTTGGGGTTGGCCCTCGCCATTGGTGGAGGTGTGGTAAACTCTGCCCTTTTCAATG TTGATGCAGGGCACCGGGCTGTGATATTTGACAGGTTTAGAGGAGTCCAGGATGACGTTGTCGGTGAAGGGACCCACTTTCTCATTCCCTGGGTTCAAAAACCTATTATCTTTGATTGTCGCTCCCGTCCACGCAATGTGCCCGTCATCACAGGCAGCAAAG AtctgcaaaatgtaaacattacattGCGTATCCTCTTCCGGCCTGTGACAAACCAGCTGCCACGCATCTTTACCAGTATTGGTGAGGACTATGATGAGAGGGTCCTGCCATCCATCACCACAGAGGTCTTGAAGGCTGTAGTG GCTCGGTTTGATGCCGGTGAGCTCATCACTCAGAGAGAACTTGTGTCTCGGCAGGTCAGCGAAGACCTTACAGAAAGAGCCTCCACCTTTGGCCTCATTTTGGATGATGTTTCGCTG ACACACTTGACCTTTGGCAAGGAATTCACAGAGGCTGTTGAGATGAAGCAGGTGGCACAgcaggaggcagagagagctcgCTTCGTTGTAGAAAAG GCAGAGCAACAGAAGCAGGCTGCCATCATCTCAGCAGAAGGAGACTCTCAGGCTGCCTTGCTCATTGCTAACTCTCTAATGGCGTCTGGTGATGGTCTTGTAGAGCTACGTAAGCTTGAGGCTGCTGAGGACATCGCTTTCCAACTCTCTCGTTCCCGCAATGTCACTTACCTGCCCTCAGGACAGGGCACGTTGCTCCAGTTGCCCCAGTGA
- the si:busm1-163l24.3 gene encoding uncharacterized protein si:busm1-163l24.3 isoform X1 encodes MAELGRTVSVSGLPTDIEDDRLKDKLLIHFLRARNGGGEIDFVTIVKATPISAFITFEDSGVAQRVIQHSRHILEVDGKKYKLNLTEHHESLHPDKVILSLSATVDHRQLSGGILTLTSLSKSYPDVQIRYNATEEHCTLHGTYSKVQAALAQLIGHSGRPQSAENIGSAQPGLSWSFQTGEKSHTPESEDQKKKHHKQREQRDIVQTGTPYNEYSTGSHTDLTPNPYALEDTAHTDSPAHHDPGHLSTLEEDSSIIVDADMFQYLQKNCWKEYQHILNKYGVEVVDMTNQGLTTLFFQVATRVGEGGQKQDCLKLARKAISRFYQENESKICRAQLPKSILSPRGGLKRAMENINVRIPKLLLNEDDRNVYIIGSSSDVSEAKQSLLLDFGEVKDKKDDVASLLRFSLGDSSSLNLADEDRVHHTRSSTEEHLDVRINQILRSEEDEARGEGARRYKLAARFKDSGLVALGSRPTDFTVRGISSQSRQTHHGPMPAHHVLSERAGISSERVTRAQNTGGDILFKGGNAFLSSASMQNKTSLKSELMDTRPKILSSSVSTAQSSLSGSATLPPAGSGSSLKRASSFSGTPQQKAQVMSQKSKDDSSKSTVNSRGRSSSLSTQMGKDKQEVYTGEIRVSWLIWMHIKEGYSTRVDDLTSDVQLKEMHQEGRDDLTVTLRGAKSSKVSTCQLGLQKLIDSVTVDFSSEVLQLSELGVTDPADETLLACCAEMCSRSKKVTIQILKDNLYVLGPKMLCLKVATILREVFSGDLAQTPEQQAFSSSSTSSLNPFRFSQINENQITTLHCTSSPQVMLKSQAGPSDGTGGGQERGTNHRNDHRETELVNGSISQLLVRNDPVIREKVNIPSKVEVDGQKAETFVSHKTTGHDRSLRRANGVGSTACTEKDMVFQKKERNIHSAPKDGIERKQAKIEETRSGQGDLGCICVCGENGTSIMRTKCGVTMCSKCLDTMHAHCRVCHETVQMPQGIQGKMNCSILQISLPGHHRDNTIKITYCIPDGIQLEGHPAPGKPFQGGTFEAYLPDCDKARKLLPRLETAFRQGLTFTVMSKETEARVTWDSIPHKTSLQGGKSGNGYPDSSYLIRLSEALTSQGIEEHPAISQK; translated from the exons ATGGCAGAGCTGGGCAggactgtgagtgtgagtggtCTACCCACAGACATTGAGGATGACAGACTCAAAGACAAGCTACTTATCCACTTTCTGAGAGCTAGGAATGGAGGAGGGGAAATCGACTTTGTCACTATTGTCAAAGCAACACCCATCTCTGCCTTCATCACCTTCGAGGACAGTGGAG TGGCACAAAGAGTTATTCAACACAGTCGGCACATTCTGGAAGTGGATGGGAAGAAGTATAAACTCAATCTAACTGAGCACCATGAAAGCCTACACCCAGACAAG GTCATCTTGAGTTTATCAGCAACAGTTGACCACAGACAGCTTTCTGGGGGAATACTGACATTGACAAGCCTTTCTAAGAGCTACCCTGATGTCCAGATACGTTACAATGCTACTGAGGAACATTGTACTTTGCATGGCACCTACTCCAAAGTACAGGCTGCCTTGGCACAACTAATAGGCCATTCTGGAAGACCACAGTCAGCAGAAAACATTGGCTCAGCACAACCAGGTCTATCCTGGTCTTTTCAGACAGGAGAGAAGTCTCATACACCGGAGTCAGAAgaccagaaaaagaaacatcacaagCAAAGAGAACAACGAGACATAGTTCAGACTGGCACACCATATAATGAGTACAGCACAGGCTCACATACAGACCTGACACCTAATCCTTATGCCTTGGAAGATACTGCCCATACAGATAGTCCAGCACACCATGATCCTGGGCATCTTTCCACATTAGAGGAGGACTCCTCAATAATTGTGGATGCTGACATGTTCCAATATCTGCAGAAAAACTGCTGGAAGGAATACCAGCATATTCTTAATAAGTATGGTGTTGAGGTGGTTGATATGACAAACCAGGGGTTAACTACTCTATTTTTCCAGGTTGCAACAAGAGTGGGGGAGGGTGGTCAAAAGCAGGACTGCCTAAAATTAGCAAGAAAGGCAATAAGTAGGTTTTATCAGGAAAATGAGTCCAAGATCTGTCGAGCTCAGCTCCCTAAGAGTATACTGTCTCCCAGAGGAGGATTAAAAAGGGCAATGGAGAATATAAATGTCAGAATTCCCAAGCTTCTTCTGAATGAAGATGATagaaatgtttatattattGGGAGCAGCAGTGATGTGTCTGAAGCCAAGCAATCCCTTCTTCTGGACTTCGGCGAagtgaaggacaaaaaagatgaTGTAGCCAGTCTTCTTAGATTTTCTTTAGGTGATTCAAGTTCATTAAATCTTGCTGATGAGGACAGAGTCCATCACACAAGGTCCTCTACTGAGGAACATCTGGATGTTAGGATAAATCAAATTCTGAGGTCAGAAGAGGATGAAGCAAGAGGTGAAGGAGCCAGAAGGTATAAACTAGCAGCTCGGTTTAAAGATTCAGGACTAGTTGCATTAGGTAGTCGACCAACTGACTTCACCGTACGAGGGATTTCATCTCAGAGTAGACAGACACACCATGGGCCAATGCCAGCACATCACGTACTGTCAGAAAGAGCAGGGATTTCTAGTGAAAGAGTCACGAGGGCCCAAAACACTGGAGGTGACATTTTGTTTAAGGGTGgaaatgcttttctttcatctgCCTCTATGCAGAATAAAACCTCCTTAAAATCAGAGTTAATGGATACTCGACCAAAGattttgtcatcctctgtcagCACTGCTCAGTCCAGTTTGTCAGGAAGTGCTACACTTCCGCCTGCAGGGTCTGGATCCAGTTTGAAGCGAGCCAGTAGTTTCTCAGGAACCCCTCAGCAGAAGGCTCAAGTTATGAGTCAAAAGAGTAAAGATGACTCCAGCAAGTCCACAGTCAATTCAAGGGGCAGGTCCTCAAGCTTGAGTACCCAAATGGGAAAGGATAAGCAGGAAGTCTATACTGGAGAAATTAGAGTTTCCTGGTTAATATGGATGCACATAAAAGAAGGCTACAGCACCCGAGTGGATGACCTGACTTCTGATGTCCAGCTAAAAGAAATGCACCAAGAAGGTAGAGATGACCTGACTGTCACATTAAGAGGGGCAAAGTCATCCAAAGTGAGCACGTGTCAGCTAGGTTTACAGAAACTGATTGATTCGGTTACTGTAGACTTCTCCTCCGAAGTGCTGCAGTTGTCAGAGCTGGGTGTCACCGATCCAGCAGATGAAACTTTACTGGCTTGTTGTGCTGAAATGTGTAGCCGCTCTAAGAAGGTTACCATCCAGATTTTGAAAGACAATTTATATGTTCTCGGCCCAAAGATGTTGTGTTTGAAGGTAGCTACTATTCTCAGGGAAGTATTTTCTGGAGATTTGGCCCAAACGCCCGAACAACAGGCATTCTCTAGCTCCTCTACCTCCAGTTTAAATCCATTCAGAttttcacaaataaatgaaaatcaaattaCTACCCTGCACTGTACCAGTAGTCCTCAGGTTATGCTAAAGAGCCAAGCAGGCCCAAGTGATGGGACAGGTGGTGGCCAGGAAAGGGGAACAAACCATAGAAATGACCACCGTGAGACAGAGCTTGTGAATGGATCTATTAGCCAGCTGTTAGTGAGGAATGACCCTGTCATTAGAGAGAAAGTGAACATTCCAAGTAAAGTGGAGGTGGATGGACAGAAGGCAGAGACATTTGTCAGCCACAAAACAACAGGACACGATAGAAGTTTGAGACGTGCAAATGGTGTCGGGTCGACTGCTTGTACTGAAAAAGACATGGTCTttcaaaagaaagagagaaacatacATTCAGCACCTAAGGATGGCATAGAGCGAAAACAAGCAAAGATCGAAGAAACCAGGTCAGGTCAGGGAGACCTCgggtgcatctgtgtgtgtggggagaaTGGGACATCGATTATGAGAACTAAGTGTGGGGTTACCATGTGCTCAAAGTGCCTGGACACAATGCATGCCCACTGCAGAGTTTGTCATGAGACAGTGCAGATGCCCCAGGGAATCCAGGGCAAAATGAACTGCTCAATACTACAGATAAGTTTACCTGGTCATCACAGGGACAATACAATCAAGATTACCTACTGCATTCCTGATGGGATCCAATTG GAGGGACACCCAGCACCTGGAAAACCCTTCCAAGGGGGGACATTTGAAGCGTACCTTCCTGACTGTGACAAGGCAAGAAAGCTGTTGCCCAGGTTAGAGACAGCCTTCAGGCAGGGACTCACCTTTACAGTGATGAGCAAAGAGACAGAGGCCAGGGTCACCTGGGACTCCATTCCACACAAGACCAGCCTACAGGGAGGCAAATCCGG GAATGGTTACCCAGATTCCAGTTACTTGATACGTTTGTCTGAGGCCTTGACCTCCCAGGGGATTGAGGAACATCCAGCCATTTctcaaaaataa
- the si:busm1-163l24.3 gene encoding E3 ubiquitin-protein ligase DTX4 isoform X2, protein MAELGRTVSVSGLPTDIEDDRLKDKLLIHFLRARNGGGEIDFVTIVKATPISAFITFEDSGVAQRVIQHSRHILEVDGKKYKLNLTEHHESLHPDKEGHPAPGKPFQGGTFEAYLPDCDKARKLLPRLETAFRQGLTFTVMSKETEARVTWDSIPHKTSLQGGKSGNGYPDSSYLIRLSEALTSQGIEEHPAISQK, encoded by the exons ATGGCAGAGCTGGGCAggactgtgagtgtgagtggtCTACCCACAGACATTGAGGATGACAGACTCAAAGACAAGCTACTTATCCACTTTCTGAGAGCTAGGAATGGAGGAGGGGAAATCGACTTTGTCACTATTGTCAAAGCAACACCCATCTCTGCCTTCATCACCTTCGAGGACAGTGGAG TGGCACAAAGAGTTATTCAACACAGTCGGCACATTCTGGAAGTGGATGGGAAGAAGTATAAACTCAATCTAACTGAGCACCATGAAAGCCTACACCCAGACAAG GAGGGACACCCAGCACCTGGAAAACCCTTCCAAGGGGGGACATTTGAAGCGTACCTTCCTGACTGTGACAAGGCAAGAAAGCTGTTGCCCAGGTTAGAGACAGCCTTCAGGCAGGGACTCACCTTTACAGTGATGAGCAAAGAGACAGAGGCCAGGGTCACCTGGGACTCCATTCCACACAAGACCAGCCTACAGGGAGGCAAATCCGG GAATGGTTACCCAGATTCCAGTTACTTGATACGTTTGTCTGAGGCCTTGACCTCCCAGGGGATTGAGGAACATCCAGCCATTTctcaaaaataa